The segment GAAAATGCTGAAAAATTATCACATCTTTTGTTTAAAGGTGAAGTTGAAAAACTATCTAAAGAAGAAATTGATGATGTTTTTGCACATGAAGATCATGTTTCTATTTCAAACTCACTAGTAAATATTGTTGATTTACTAGTTAATACAGGAATTGAACCATCAAAACGTCAAGCAAGAGAAGATATTGAAAACGGTGCAATTTATATCAATGGGCGCCGAAATACAGATGTTAATAGTGTTATCAATCCTAACGATAATTATGATGGTGAATATCTAATTATTAGAAAAGGAAAGAAAAAATATTATATTGCAAAAATTATTAAATAAAGGAGATATTATCATGGATAAAAATTTAAACATTGATGCATTATTTATTGGTGATAAAGCTGAAAATGGCGAAACATTTAAAGAATTAATGAACCAATTAATTGATGAACATATTGGTTGGAGAAGAAATTATATTCCTTCTGATAAAAATATTATTTCTGAAGAAGAAAAAACATCTGAAGATTATAAACAAACAACTAACCACATGAAAGAAGTTTTAGCTGAAGTTTCAAATCGTTTACGTACAGAATCAGTTCCATGGCATTCAGCTGGCCGATATTGGGGTCACATGAACTCTGAAACGTTAATGCCATCTATCTTAGCATATACTTATGCTATGTTATGGAATGGTAATAACGTAGCTTATGAATCATCACCTGCTACATCTCAAATGGAAGAAGAAGTAGGTATGGATTTTGCTAAACTAATGGGATATAAAAATGGTTGGGGACATATCTGTGCTGATGGTTCAATCGCGAACTTAGAAGGACTTTGGTATGCTCGTAATATTAAATCTTTACCATTAGCAATGCGTGAAGTTTGTCCTGAATTAGTAGAAGGAAAAACAGAATGGGAATTATTAAACTTATCTACAAAAGAAATCATGGATTTATTTGAAAAAGCAGGAGAAGAAGATAAGGTTGATGAATTAAAATCTCGTTCTGCACGTGGAGGAGAGAACTTAGATAAACTTGGAAAATGGTTTGTTCCACAAACTAAACATTATTCTTGGTTAAAAGCAGCAGATATTATTGGTATTGGATTGGATCAAGTAATTCCAGTTCCAGTTAATGAAGATTATCGTATGGACGTAGCTGCTTTAGAAAAACAAATTCGTGAATTATCTGATAAAGAAATTCCAGTACTTGGTGTAGTTGCCGTTGTTGGTTCTACTGAAGAAGGTGCAGTAGATAATGTTCATGAAGTAATTGCTTTACGTGATAAATTAGCAGAAGAAGGAATTGCAATGTACGTACACGTAGATGCTGCCTATGGTGGATATGGCCGTGCATTATTCTTAGATGAAGATAATGAATTCATCCCTTATGAAGAATTACCTGAAAAATATTATGAAGCTGGCGTATTTACAGAAAATAAACAATATATCAAAGAAGATGTTTATAAAGCATATGAAGCAATTAAAGATGCGGATTCTGTGACAATTGACCCACATAAAATGGGGTACATTCCATATTCAGCTGGTGGAATTGCAATCAAAGATATTCGTATGCGTGATGTAATTTCTTATTTTGCTACCTATGTATTTGAAAAAGGTGCAGATATTCCGGCATTACTAGGTGCATATATCTTAGAAGGTTCTAAAGCTGGTGCTACAGCCGCTTCTGTATGGGCAGCTCATAGAACATTACCTTTAAATTATAAAGGATATGGTAAATTAATCGGAGCTTCTATTGAAAGTTCACATCGATATTATGATTTCTTGAAAGATTTATCATTTGATATTGATGGACATACAATTGAAGTTCATCCATTAGTTTCACCAGATTTTAATATGGTTGATTATGTTGTTAAAGAAAAAGGAAATGATTCTTTAGCAGATATGAATAAATTAAATCATGACTTATATGATCATGCTTCTTATGTGACTGGAAACTTATATTCTAAAGAATATATTGTATCTCATACAGATTTTGCAATTCCAGATTATGGCAATAGTCCATTAACTTTTGTTAAAGGATTAGGATTTAGTGAAGAAGAATGGAATAAAGAAGGTAAAGTTACAGTTATTCGTTCTTCTGTTATGACTCCATATATGAATAAAGCAGATAATTTTGAATATTTTGCTCCTAAGATTAAAAAGGCTTTACAAGAATACTTAGAAGAAATCATTTTATCTGAAAAATAATTTCTAATTGCTAATAAAGAAAGTGCTTATTTTATTAAGTACTTTCTTTGTTAGATTTTATAAACTAAGGAAGGAGAAAGTTTAAAACATGGAAGACGGACAAAAAACTTCTAAAAATATTACATTGGGTACTTTCGTCGGTATGACTATGGCATTATGTGCTACTGTTAGAAGTATCCCTTCTATTGCAGCTACAGGTTGGGCTCAAATTACATATATGTTATTCGCAGTTATTTTCTTTGCTTTACCTGTTGCTTTAATTTCAGGTGAATTAGGTACAATGTTACAAGGTGATGGAGGTCCACAGTTATGGGTATCTTCTGCACTAGGTAATCGTTGGGGATTTGTAACTTCTTGGTTACTATGGGTACAAATGTTTCCTGGTATGGTAATGGTAGCTTCAACAATTGGGCCATTAATCGGTAATACAATTGGGAATGCTGAATTAGGCACAAATCATTATTTCGTATTAGCTTGTATTTTAGTATGTTATTGGATTATTACAATTCTTAACTTAAAATTTGATATGGCTAAAATTGGTGGTCAATTAGGTGTCTGGTTAGGAGTTTATATTCCTATTGTTATCTTAATGGTAATGGGTGCTGCAGCTACATTTAAAACAGGAATCAATCCTTCTAGCACATTAGGAGCATTCTCTTTTGATAAATTAATTCCACATGATGCACAATCATTACAATATTTCGCAGCAATTGCTTTTGTTTTTGTAGGTATTGAATTATCATCTGTATATATTCCACGTTTACATGATGCAGAAAAAAATTACTCTAAAGGTATTTTAATTGCATTATTAGGTTTAATTTTAATGAATATTGTTAACTCTATTTTTGTTGCTAATATTGTTCCAAGTGGACACATTGAATTATCAAATATTACACAACCTATTTTATTATATTGTAATGTGTTACACTTACCAACATGGATTGCAAATGTATTTAGTTTCTTAGTTGTAATTGGAGTATTAATTCAATTGTCTGCATGGGTAACAGGACCAGGTCAAACTATGATCCAAGTAGCAAAAGCTGGTCAATTACCACCTAAATGGCATTTTTATCGTCAAAATAAATATGGTGTATCTAAGAATGTAGTATTAACTCAAACTATCTGTATTTCTTTATTTGCACTAATGTATGGATTTATGGATGATGTAAATGGTGTATTCTTAACATTAACAAATACAACAACAATTTTATATGCTATTGTGTATGTATTAATTGCATTAGCTTTAATTAAATTAAGAAAATCTCAACCTAATGCAGAACGTCCATATCGTATTGGTAAAAAAGGAAATGGATTAGCATTTACTGTGGCAGGTGCTTTATTATTTGGGATTGCAGTAGTTATCTTTGCTACTTTATTTGCATCAGATATTAAGCAATCTATCATGATTGTGATTTTAACTGTTATTTTAGTAATTGTTCCTATTTTAATTGATAAAGCGAAAAAAGATTCATGGGAACAAGACGTTTTAGATGATTTAAAATAATAGAAAAAGGGAAAAAAGTAGTTCTTTTATGAACTACTTTTTTCTTTTTGTTCGTGTATAACGAACAATATTTGTTTATTCTTTAAGAACTATCTTTTATTCGTTGCGTATCTTAAAGGAAAAGAATACAATAAACTTTGTGATTAAAAAATAAACGAATGATAGGTGGAACTATGAACATTGTAGTGGCTGGCATGATGGGTGCTGGAAAAACAACATATACAAATCAATTAGCAAAATGGTATCAATTAGAACCATTATGGGAAGCAGTAAAAGAAAACTGGTTGTTAGAGAAATTTTATCATGAACCAAAAGAATGGGGATTTCAACTACAATTATTTTTCTTAAATGATCGTTTTGAAGGAATGAAGCGAGCGCTACAAGAAGGAGATTTCATCTTAGATCGTTCGATTTATGAAGATGAAGTATACGCAGCGACTTTCCAAAAAATGGAATATATGAAAGACGTTGAATATCAGTTATATCAAGATATTTTACAAAAGTTCATTCATTTTTTGGAACAAGAAGCAGAGGAAGAGCCGATTGATTACTTAATTTATCTAGAAGGAAGTTTTGAAACGATTCTAGAACGTATTAAGGAAAGAAATCGTGATTATGAACAATTAGAAGAAGGGTGTCATCGTTATGAATATTATAAAACCTTATATGATGCCTATTGCGCTTGGTATGAGCAATATCAAGGTCCTAAATTAAAAATTGATATTGATGAATGGAAAATTATTGAAGAGCCAGAAAAAGTCCAAGCTTTTATTGAAAAAGAAATTCCACAATTAAAAGAATATCGTAAATAAAACCCTCAAAAGATGAGCTCTCTTTTGAGGGTTCTTTTTATTTTTTATGAAATAGTCGTTGCCAAAAAGAGGGATGCTCTTTGGTAGATAAAGATTGTTCTTGTTTTTCCTTTGCTTGGAAACAAGGATTTTCTACATGGACGGCTTCTTTAGCAGCATAGACTAAAATAACTGTGTCATCGGCTAGAGGT is part of the Catellicoccus marimammalium M35/04/3 genome and harbors:
- the tyrP gene encoding tyrosine-tyramine antiporter — its product is MEDGQKTSKNITLGTFVGMTMALCATVRSIPSIAATGWAQITYMLFAVIFFALPVALISGELGTMLQGDGGPQLWVSSALGNRWGFVTSWLLWVQMFPGMVMVASTIGPLIGNTIGNAELGTNHYFVLACILVCYWIITILNLKFDMAKIGGQLGVWLGVYIPIVILMVMGAAATFKTGINPSSTLGAFSFDKLIPHDAQSLQYFAAIAFVFVGIELSSVYIPRLHDAEKNYSKGILIALLGLILMNIVNSIFVANIVPSGHIELSNITQPILLYCNVLHLPTWIANVFSFLVVIGVLIQLSAWVTGPGQTMIQVAKAGQLPPKWHFYRQNKYGVSKNVVLTQTICISLFALMYGFMDDVNGVFLTLTNTTTILYAIVYVLIALALIKLRKSQPNAERPYRIGKKGNGLAFTVAGALLFGIAVVIFATLFASDIKQSIMIVILTVILVIVPILIDKAKKDSWEQDVLDDLK
- a CDS encoding deoxynucleoside kinase: MNIVVAGMMGAGKTTYTNQLAKWYQLEPLWEAVKENWLLEKFYHEPKEWGFQLQLFFLNDRFEGMKRALQEGDFILDRSIYEDEVYAATFQKMEYMKDVEYQLYQDILQKFIHFLEQEAEEEPIDYLIYLEGSFETILERIKERNRDYEQLEEGCHRYEYYKTLYDAYCAWYEQYQGPKLKIDIDEWKIIEEPEKVQAFIEKEIPQLKEYRK
- a CDS encoding S4 domain-containing protein, with amino-acid sequence ENAEKLSHLLFKGEVEKLSKEEIDDVFAHEDHVSISNSLVNIVDLLVNTGIEPSKRQAREDIENGAIYINGRRNTDVNSVINPNDNYDGEYLIIRKGKKKYYIAKIIK
- the tdc gene encoding tyrosine decarboxylase, translating into MDKNLNIDALFIGDKAENGETFKELMNQLIDEHIGWRRNYIPSDKNIISEEEKTSEDYKQTTNHMKEVLAEVSNRLRTESVPWHSAGRYWGHMNSETLMPSILAYTYAMLWNGNNVAYESSPATSQMEEEVGMDFAKLMGYKNGWGHICADGSIANLEGLWYARNIKSLPLAMREVCPELVEGKTEWELLNLSTKEIMDLFEKAGEEDKVDELKSRSARGGENLDKLGKWFVPQTKHYSWLKAADIIGIGLDQVIPVPVNEDYRMDVAALEKQIRELSDKEIPVLGVVAVVGSTEEGAVDNVHEVIALRDKLAEEGIAMYVHVDAAYGGYGRALFLDEDNEFIPYEELPEKYYEAGVFTENKQYIKEDVYKAYEAIKDADSVTIDPHKMGYIPYSAGGIAIKDIRMRDVISYFATYVFEKGADIPALLGAYILEGSKAGATAASVWAAHRTLPLNYKGYGKLIGASIESSHRYYDFLKDLSFDIDGHTIEVHPLVSPDFNMVDYVVKEKGNDSLADMNKLNHDLYDHASYVTGNLYSKEYIVSHTDFAIPDYGNSPLTFVKGLGFSEEEWNKEGKVTVIRSSVMTPYMNKADNFEYFAPKIKKALQEYLEEIILSEK